The DNA sequence TTAGAATGGAGGTAGTCCCGCGATGGGACTTGGTACTCAGGGTGGCATGACTTGCGAGTCCTGCGACGAGAGCTGTGCGTCAGattgagcttgagctgcGGTGCCTTGATGATTCGCTGCTAATGCTCCTGGACTATCGCTTCTTAACGATTGCTCGAGGACCAGTGAAGCTCCCCCAGCTTGCACGCCCGCCTCACCTTTGCCAAGCAAGGTGAGCTGTTGGCACCGAGACGAACGGGTAGATGATGGACTGGAGCTGGAGACTGACGCGAGATTCGTCCAGATTGGAATCCATGGAACGAAAGGAAGGCCTGCCCTCTGACTTGTTACAAAAAAGGCGCCTCCACCGTGCATCGCATTGCATGGCAGCTTGCATCGCAGGGCGGTTGTCGGTCGTCGTCTCTTTTTTTGTACTCACAGATCCACACGAAGAAGCCATTCACAGCTGTCCAACCCTTCCCATCCCAAACCCGCTTTGGCAGAGTTTTTCTTGTTCCCCTTGACCCCTTGTCACAAACCATTCCACAGAGGGTGGAATAACTTGCAACATTAACAAAGAAAAATAGAATCACCACGTAGGTAGGTAGTCCAAGCGTACATACACGTCTTGATACTacacacacactcacactCTCTCCCCCTGCTTTGACAACCCTCCACAACGCACGGACAACTCAGCGCCGTTGCGTAGGTATGTGCGGGCAAGGCGTGGCCCAGGCACATGGGAGGGGGAGAGATGCGACTCTGTGCAGGGGGGTAGTTGATGATGGGGCAGCGTCTCATAGGATGGGACTTTTTAAGACGTGaatattttttttctggttggagatggtgatggcgtgCATGGTGTGAGTGCTTgactcgacgacgatccatccatccatggataTACAGCTCATCCTTTTGGGGGTTTAACCCCCGAGCCATCTATCTATCATATCCGGCTGTTTCTAGAAGGGGACTCTGTGTGGGTGGTTACCCCGTCATGATCTCCCCTTGGCCtacatccatccatccattaTCCATCTCTCCTCTCCGAGCTCCCTGACGTATCCCCAAGACTTCTACTCTCCCCGTGACCTCCCACCATCATGGGCGGCGCTCTCTGCCgtgcaagcaagcaagaaaACGGGCGGGCGTAACCGAGAGACATGCCTTTTATTCCGAGCTGCCAAACCGACCTTTACATATACTTCTTCTTGTACCACCCAAAGATTTTTATCCGCTGTGCCGCAACTTTGCTGGGTTACTCAAACAACATCAGCCTCAACCCGTCCCGAGCGTTACGTGAATGATACCACAagttctcttttctttttctctcttcctcgtcagcAGGACCGTTTGCgggaagaaagaaaaatACGATATGCCGTGTCTTGTTGGTACAACAGACGTCAAAGTGGCGCAACACTCTTGAACATCACAGCACATCTTGTAGATGAACAAAAAAAGGAGAAGCGTTTCATCTCATTGTCTAACCCAATCCCCTCCGTTCCGCTCTAAGCAAGCAGGTCCATCTGCATTACCGTTCATGCCCTGTCCCATTCTTTCTAGTTATCCAAGAAAGACCCCCCTTGATAAAAACCTCTCTCCCGATGTAACACCACATATAGACCCAAAGTATGGAAGGTTTCGAGGCAAAGTACCCGAAGTGGGAAGATAtctccttttctctcctGTTTTTTTTAGCCCCTTTCCTCGCCAAGAGGGGGGAAGTTCATGCTTGCCTCCATCCCCCAAGTCTCGTTCCATCTCGCAAGCCTAGCTCAAAAAAGTACAACCAAAAAAGACAAGCCCGGGTTTGGTGATCCCCGGGGGTGTATGCTCAATCTTCTGCCCCCGTCCAAAAGTCCATTCCAGAGGTGAGTGAGTGCGttgacaaagaagaagaaggagcaagAAACAAAAAAACGAGGGAGAAACgagaggggaggaggaggcagaggatAAACCATGACCCCCCATTGTATATGCACAACTTTACGTCAAGTCCCCCAACATGTATCAAATGTCTGTTGCTGTTCCTGCGCAGCTGTCTCATGTGCATCCAGGCAAAGGCACCAGACCATCCTGGTTATTTTCATATATCGTGTCTCGGCTGAGCAAGACACACTTGACTTATGCAAGGGTATGGTACATCTAAGAAAACACCTTGAGGAAACCCCAGATGCCGATACCGCTCAACACGGGAATCGTCAAGTTGTCGTCCCAGCCAAAGATGTCCACAGCCTCGCTGGCAGATGCCACGAAGCCAGACCACAAGCTCATGGCTCCCAGGGCCAGAGCGCCAGTGATGCTGGCCTGTCCCCGAGACACACCAACTGCCTCGCAGATGGTCTTGGGCAGCGAGAGAACGCCCTGGAACATGAAGTTCTCGTCACCAGGGAAGGGGCCGATGGTCGGGACGAGCCAGCCGTAGAAGAAGTACGAGGTTCCAACGCCAACCAGGAAGGCCGCAATGGAACCGGCCAGTGACTTTCCGCGGCGGATGCGAGGGGTGTATCGGCCCCAGAGGCGGCCAAAGGTGCTGGCAGCGGTATCGCACCAGCTGAGCAGGAGGACGCTCATGATGCCGACATCCTTGGGGAAGCTGTAGAGGACGATCCAGGCACCAAGGAGGTAGAAGATGACACCGTTCCAGCCATTGTATTCGCTCTCGCGCATCAGTGCACCGAGAACCTTTACATAGAAGCGGTTGAAAGATGCGTATCGATGTCGGAGCCAGTCGACCGTTGTGATGGGGATGAGCGCTGACATGAGCCAGGGTGTCACCGACGTTGTCTGAGTGCCGGTGACGTAGAGCCagatgacgaagaagccgatcGACACGTGGAGGACCTTGCGCGGCACCTCATGCTTGTGCACAAATGTCCTGAAGTGCCTGTGGATGGGGATGAGTCCTAGAGGGCTGGGGCTCCGGCTAAAGTCGCGCCAGCTCCATCCTATCGACGTTGAAGGCGTCGGCGGCGCGAGGTGGCCGTTGGTCGCGACAGCTTTGCCGTTACCGTTGGTGCTGGCGTTTCCATTAACATTGACTGGTTCCTCCGGGATAGCGTCCTTGGTTATCTTGCCCGCTTTGGAAGCGTTGCTCATGCGCCTTGATAGGCGCTTCACAGCGGCGTGATCGATCGGTGAGCGGCTGCGAGTGCGAGCCCTTCGAAGTTCGGGAGGATCCGagtcatcatcttcctcagcGTGCTCCTCGAGGGGTTGAGGCGTGGGCGTCCTCCTCCGGGCGGCGGAGCGCGTAACTGGGCCGGTGTAGTCGGAAGCGTCTCGCTCGGAAGGCGTGGGACTCGGCGAGATGACGCGGGGCGTCTCGGGGATCTTGGATCGGAGGGACATtgtgaaggagaagggtggGAGTGCTGGACAGCGAACGGCGCCGACAACTATGCGCCGTAGAGAATCGAAGCCCGAAGGCCAAAAGGTGTTGTGCTTGTTGGAGTGGAGATGTTTATCTAGGCGCGATGAACGCACCGTTGCGACGTTGTCTGACGAGCAGGAAATGTTGGGTGATGATGCGCCAGCAAAGAGTGAGAACAAGTTCCAGGAACCAAAAGAATGGAGTTGCTGTCGCCTGTCTGAAACCAAAGGATCGTCGCGTTCGTGGTCGTGGCTATGCCTCTGCCGGCTGTGGCGTAGTTGACAGTGGTCACTGACGTTTACTGGACCCTGACAGCTGGTGCTAATGCTgtgacggcgacgacgttgctggtgatggtgaagatgaggttgttgaccCTGGCTCGGGGTTGAACTAAGGCTCCGCGGTGCCGGAGACTTCGGAGGACGGTAAAGGTCGAGGCCGTCTATTGTTGAATCCAGATTGATGGTTGACAAGGATGCAGCGGAGGTGGGATCCCCCGCCGCATGATGGGTACGGAGATGAATGGCCCAAGGCTCGAGGTCACGACCGGGGCACGCACACATGCGATCCGTGTGACGTTTTCGGGGCGGGAGTGAGGGCGTGACTGAGCGCTCAGATAGCGGAAGCGTGGGAGGGGAAGGaaaagagagacagagaAAGGGTTAGAGAGAGTCGTGTGACACTCGAACGGTATCCGGCGACTCTGGGTGGGTTCTGTCTATTTTTTCACTCTCTCTTCTCATGGCTTGGTTCAAGTTTGGTTTGGCGTTGGTGGGCTTGAGATTTTTCGCTCGCTCCCACGGCTGTCACTGGACGGCATGGGTCCGGGGGAAGAGACGGAACGATGCAGAGAGTACGTATCTGTGGCGCCGTGATTTCCAAGTTTCCCCAAAACGGACACCGCCTTTTGTTGTGTAAGCTACGAGCATGTGACTGAGGTGCTGTCTGTCTGTTCTCGGTGATGTGAGAGAAAGCACCTCGGTATCAAACTCCAATAAATCCCATGAATATCTTCAAGTTTGAAACAACTCCTGTGGACAGCTGGCGGAATGCCAAATTAAGACTAAAAACAAGATTGCCTTGTAATCCTCGACCCCCGGCACTCAATAAACAAATCCCCCCCGGCCCTTCCGCGATCTGGCCTGACTGCTCCAATGCCGGCCAAGACAAGTGTGTCACGTCACCCCAAAACATTTCATCTCAGGGACCGAACCAGGTCCCCATCCAATCCCACGTCATTTGAAAATATGCCCAGAAGTTGTGACCACGTGCCTTGCAGACAGACCCAGACTGTTCCAGCCACACTGAGTACATGCGCCACAGTTGAAGCCTCCAGATCCACTCCTGCGATAAGATAAAAATTTACAAGAAATGTTTTGCGCAAACCACCGGCCCCTCTAAGCCGACTTGCGACAGCTCAACTTGAACTATTCCATTCGGCCTCAAACTTTGGTTGCCAGTTTCAAATCTGGACAAGGAGAGTCATGGCGCCtggaaaggagaagaggaagagccagagaGCTTGGGATGCTCTCACTCCTCCCCTCGCAGAATGGATCCTTGATGCTGTCGCGACAATGGGCTTCAGCCAGATGACGCCTGTCCAAGCTGCAACTCTCCCCCATTTCATGGGAAACAAGGACGTTGTCGTCGAGGTATGACCTTGATCCAATCTTGATCCACCAAAATCACCATCTAACTCTGTCCTAGGCTGTCACCGGTAGCGGCAAGACCCTCGCATTCCTCATCCCCCTCGTCCAAAAACTCCTTCGCCTCGGAGAGCCCACCAAGAAACACCACGTCGCTGCTATCATCGTCTCACCTACGCGCGAACTGGCTGCCCAGATCCATACAGTGTTGCTCTCGCTGCTGCAATTCCACGAAGCATCCGCCGAAGTCCTCCCACACCTCAAGGGCGATGAAAAGCGTCCCGCCACTACGTCCCCGGCCATTGTGCCCCAATTGCTCGTTGGAGGCACCACGACCCCGGCGCAGGATCTCAGTTTCTTCCTTCGACATAGTCCAAACGttctcatctcatcaccCGGTCGACTCGTCGAGTTGCTGTCGTCTCCTCATGTCCACTGTCCCCAGTCCTCGTTTGAGGTTCTGGTCCTCGATGAAGCCGATCGCCTTCTCGACCTAGGTTTCAAGCCCGATCTTCAAAAGATTCTATCACACCTTCCGAAGCAGCGAAGAACTGGCCTCTTTAGCGCCAGTGTCAGCGAAGCTGTCGGCGAGATTATCCGTGTTGGCCTAAGGAACCCAGTCAagatcgaggtcaaggtcaagatgaaggatggTGGTATCCTCGAGGATAGGAGGACACCTGCCAGTCTTCAGATGACATACATGGTCAAGCCCGCCAGCCAAAAACTTCCAGCCCTTGCCGAACTTCTCGAGGGGTTACCCGTAAGGCCACAGAGAAGCATCGTTTTCCTTTCTACTTGCGCAGCCGTCGACTACTTCCAGCACATCCTACCATCAATTCTGCCAGAAGGCTTTGCTTTGGTACCCCTACACGGCAAGCACCCTGCCAAGGTTCGCGAAAAGAACTTTAACCGTTTCCTCACCTCAGTATCGCCAACAATATTACTCACAACCGATCTGGCGGCTCGTGGTCTGGATATTCCCCAAGTTGATCTGGTAGTTCAGATTGACGCCCCCTCAGAcccgaaggtctttatcCACCGCAGTGGTAGAGCAGGACGTGCCGGCCGAAAGGGCTTGGCTGTGGTTATGCTACACCctgggcgagaagaagactACGTCAAGTTCTTGGAGATTCGAAAGACGCCAATTGTGGAACTAGAGAAGCCGGAAGTCATTACATCAGAGGACGGCGCTGTGGCGATTACTAAGAAGATCCGCGATCTGGTCCAAGAAGATAGGGCGCTCTTCGACAAGGCCCAGAAAGGTTTCGTGAGCTGGGCTCGAAGCTACGGCGCCCACCAAGCTACATCTATCTTCCGAGCTGCTGACCTTGACTGGGAGGACCTCGGAAATGCCTGGGGCTTGTTGCGCATGCCTAGGATGCCTGAACTCAAGAACTGGAAGGGTGACAAGATGCTCGGTCTGGAGATTGACTGGGACAACTATGCCTACAAGGAGAAGGCACGAGAACAGGCCAGAAAGGTTGCCCTCGAGGAAGAAAAGTCAGGCGGGAAGCCGGATAAGAAGGACGAGAACAAGCGCAAGCGCAAGAACGAGGCCTGGAGTGCAAAGcacgagaaggaggaggagcgcgTGGAGCGCAGGGAGAAGCGGCACAAGCGGcgtgaggctgagaagacggccaagatgaCGGACGAAGAAAAGGTTAAGCAGATGGAGCTTAACGAGCTTATTGCTGAGGTTCGCAAGCAGAATCAGGCcaaggcagagaagaaggacgacgaGTTTGAAGGATTCGACGATTAGACAGGAATATACCCCGTTCGTTGGTTGGCGTCTAAAGTTGGCTATCTTGGCACCGATTCTCTCAACGTGAGCTCTCACTCGCATTGGTCAGTTGGTAATTTCGGTTTCGGTTCACTCCTTGAACGCCGTTTGGATAGTCTATTTCCGTCCATGTCGGTTTCGCTTTCTGAGCTTGGATGCCGTCGCTTAGCCTCCAGTCAATGCTCATGACGCGGCAAGGCATAGATGTACCCAAAAACGCCTAGTAGTGGTTTCATCGCCTTGAGGGGCTGACGAGGCGTTCGAGATGGCACCTGAAAATCGGCCTCATGTCGGATTCTGCAGGCCAAACTGCAAAAGGCCTCTGCAGAACTAACGATGTGGATGTCAACGCAAGCAACCAGGGGTGAATTGCGCGGCCTTGTCCCAAGCGCATGGGTAGGTGGTGGATCGtcgaggagagggaggttTATAAGCCGTAAGGTCCCAAGGCTATACGCGTATGGGAATGCTCAGCCAAGAAGGGAATCCGAAAATTCGAGTTGGATCCGAGGAACGCGTATTCGGTCGTAGGTGTAAGTGGACTCAAACAGACCCGTGCAGGACTGATCACTCACACGAAAGGTTTCAGTGAGGATGCAGCTGCTCTGAGTAAAGTGTGTGAATTTAAAGTGGCGGTATAGGTAGTAGGCGTAGATGAACTCGATCATTGTTGATGCCCCTTTGATCTTGATTGTGAACCACGCCAGCAACGTTGATGGAACGGATCAGACATCATGGCCCAACTGAAGCCATTTGAAGGCGACGACTACCTGTGGAGATATGTCCCATCGAGAGCTGCCGCAATTGTATTTGTGGTGCTCTTTGCGATTCCAACGGGCTTCGTGATTTGGAGGATCGTGAAAACGCGAAGCTGGCATTGCATCCCTTTCGCCATAGGGGGACTGTGTAAGTTGAAACTGCGGTTAGAAGGAAGCAGCTGACCGAGAAAATACAGTTGAAATGACAGGATACAGCGCAAGAGCTGCAGCACAAGGGCTGACAGACGTCATGATGCCCTATTTCATCCAGCATGCTTCCATCTTGCTTGCGCCGGCCCTGTTTTCAGCAGCCATGTACATGACACTGGGCAAGATGATGCGGCGCCTCAAGGGTCAACGACACTCCATCATCCCAGTTACTTGGCTGCCAGTCATTTTTGTCGTAGGCGATGCCATGTCATTCTGTATCCAAGGCAGCGGAGCTGGTGTTGTAGCTGCTGGTCTCGGCACCATGGAGACGGGCCAGAAGATCATCGCAGGCGGTATCAGCCTCCAAATCGTCATGTTTGGGCTGTTCATAGCCACATCCATCGTCT is a window from the Fusarium keratoplasticum isolate Fu6.1 chromosome 5, whole genome shotgun sequence genome containing:
- a CDS encoding RNA helicase, coding for MAPGKEKRKSQRAWDALTPPLAEWILDAVATMGFSQMTPVQAATLPHFMGNKDVVVEAVTGSGKTLAFLIPLVQKLLRLGEPTKKHHVAAIIVSPTRELAAQIHTVLLSLLQFHEASAEVLPHLKGDEKRPATTSPAIVPQLLVGGTTTPAQDLSFFLRHSPNVLISSPGRLVELLSSPHVHCPQSSFEVLVLDEADRLLDLGFKPDLQKILSHLPKQRRTGLFSASVSEAVGEIIRVGLRNPVKIEVKVKMKDGGILEDRRTPASLQMTYMVKPASQKLPALAELLEGLPVRPQRSIVFLSTCAAVDYFQHILPSILPEGFALVPLHGKHPAKVREKNFNRFLTSVSPTILLTTDLAARGLDIPQVDLVVQIDAPSDPKVFIHRSGRAGRAGRKGLAVVMLHPGREEDYVKFLEIRKTPIVELEKPEVITSEDGAVAITKKIRDLVQEDRALFDKAQKGFVSWARSYGAHQATSIFRAADLDWEDLGNAWGLLRMPRMPELKNWKGDKMLGLEIDWDNYAYKEKAREQARKVALEEEKSGGKPDKKDENKRKRKNEAWSAKHEKEEERVERREKRHKRREAEKTAKMTDEEKVKQMELNELIAEVRKQNQAKAEKKDDEFEGFDD